The following proteins come from a genomic window of Astatotilapia calliptera chromosome 11, fAstCal1.2, whole genome shotgun sequence:
- the lrrc72 gene encoding leucine-rich repeat-containing protein 72 isoform X2, which translates to MEVIEDSLQKRGIRRDCDVCQLSLATKKLTSVPDLSRFHFLRTLWLNNNKIRELSCRSVNCCLTELYLQNNNIKSVSGALSHLTCLQILFLHNNLIRGLEDTMHELRRMQQLQNATFFLNPISHELGYRQHVIHRLPSLQILDGKEVEPAERKTSFQIYSQDCHRILQSVAFGRCQ; encoded by the exons ATGGAG GTCATCGAAGACTCTCTCCAGAAGCGTGGAATAAGAAGGGACTGCGATGTTTGTCAACTCAGCCTTGCCACAAA AAAACTCACCAGTGTTCCTGATTTATCAAGATTTCACTTTCTGAGGACGTTGtggctgaacaacaacaag ATTAGAGAGCTGAGCTGCCGTTCCGTCAACTGTTGCTTGACTGAGCTTTACCTTCAAAATAACAACATCAAGTCTGTCTCAG GTGCTCTAAGTCATCTGACCTGCCTGCAAATCCTGTTTCTTCACAACAACTTGATCAGAGGGTTGGAGGACACAATGCACGagctcaggaggatgcagcagCTCCAAAATGCCA cttttttccTCAATCCCATCTCTCATGAACTTGGCTATCGCCAACATGTAATCCATCGCCTGCCCTCACTCCAGATCTTAGATGGAAAAG AAGTGGAGCCAGCAGAGAGGAAGACGTCGTTCCAGATTTACAGTCAGGATTGTCACCGCATCCTCCAGTCTGTGGCTTTTGGAAGATGCCAGTGA
- the ankmy2a gene encoding ankyrin repeat and MYND domain-containing protein 2a: MSALKKGDLSPSEKELFEVITAGNVQEASRLLGCKDVRVNCLDEYGMTPLMHAAYKGKADMCKLLLQHGADVNCNEHEHGYTALMFAGLSGKTDITWMMLDAGAETDVVNSVGRTAAQMAAFVGQHDCVTVINNFFSRARLDYYTKPQGLEKEPKLPPKLAGPLHKVIMSTNLNPVKMVMLVKENPLLAEVEALDKCRRVMELICEKCIKQQDMNEVLAMKMHYISCVLGKCASFLKDREDKLDGLLKSLLKGRDSDGFPVYQEKFIRECIRKFPYCDATLLQQLVRSIAPVEIGNDPTALSVLTQAITGQVGFMDAEFCTTCGEKGAEKRCSICKMVIYCGQACQKMHWFTHKKVCKKLQEQREKQEAEAAKLRMQQNKEESKAVQDATDSMQELSVDTSSEVTPSNTAAETVTSDPASTPAAGN; the protein is encoded by the exons ATGTCTGCTTTAAAGAAAGGAGACTTGTCACCAAGTGAAAAGGAGTTGTTTGAGGTTATTACTGCAG GAAACGTTCAAGAGGCCTCAAGGTTGCTGGGCTGTAAGGATGTTCGAGTCAACTGTTTGGATGAG TATGGGATGACTCCTCTCATGCACGCCGCTTACAAGGGAAAAGCAGACATGTGCAAGTTGTTGCTTCAACACGGTGCAGATGTGAATTGTAATGAGCATGAGCATGGATACACagcgctgatgtttgctggcCTGTCAG GAAAGACTGATATCACATGGATGATGCTGGACGCAGGGGCAGAAACAGACGTAGTTAACTCTGTCGGAAGGACTGCTGCACAGATGGCAGCTTTTGTTG GGCAACATGATTGTGTCACAGTGATCAACAACTTCTTCTCCCGTGCCAGACTGGATTACTACACTAAGCCTCAGGGTTTGGAGAAGGAACCCAAGCTACCACCCAAACTTGCTGGACCTTTGCATAAGGTCATCATGAGCACCAACCTGAACCCTGTCAAG ATGGTGATGCTGGTGAAGGAGAATCCTTTACTGGCGGAGGTGGAGGCGCTGGACAAATGTCGCCGGGTGATGGAGCTTATCTGTGAAAAGTGCATCAAGCAGCAGGACATGAACGAGGTGTTGGCCATGAAGATGCACTACATCAGCTGTGTGCTGGGAAAATGTGCCTCCTTCCTCAAAGACCGTGAGGACAAGCTAGACGGTCTCCTTAAGAG CTTGCTGAAGGGTCGGGACTCTGATGGTTTCCCCGTGTATCAAGAGAAGTTTATCAGAGAATGCATTCGCAAATTCCCATATTGTGATGCTActctgctgcagcagctggtgCGGAGTATCGCTCCTGTAGAGATT GGTAACGACCCCACAGCTCTGTCAGTGCTGACTCAGGCCATCACCGGTCAGGTCGGCTTCATGGACGCAGAGTTCTGCACGACCTGTGGAGAGAAAGGAGCCGAGAAGAGATGCTCCATCTGTAAAATG gTGATCTACTGTGGCCAAGCTTGCCAAAAGATGCACTGGTTCACCCACAAGAAAGTTTGCAAGAAGCTCcaagagcagagagagaaacaagaaGCAGAAGCAGCCAAACTGAGGATGCAACAGAACAAAG AGGAGAGTAAAGCTGTGCAGGATGCCACAGACTCCATGCAGGAGCTTTCAGTAGACACTAGCAGTGAGGTCACCCCTTCAAACACTGCAGCAGAAACGGTAACATCAGACCCTGCAAGCACCCCAGCTGCTGGCAACTGA
- the lrrc72 gene encoding leucine-rich repeat-containing protein 72 isoform X3 produces the protein MEVGKVIEDSLQKRGIRRDCDVCQLSLATKKLTSVPDLSRFHFLRTLWLNNNKIRELSCRSVNCCLTELYLQNNNIKSVSGALSHLTCLQILFLHNNLIRGLEDTMHELRRMQQLQNANLRWKRSGASREEDVVPDLQSGLSPHPPVCGFWKMPVIAS, from the exons ATGGAGGTGGGCAAG GTCATCGAAGACTCTCTCCAGAAGCGTGGAATAAGAAGGGACTGCGATGTTTGTCAACTCAGCCTTGCCACAAA AAAACTCACCAGTGTTCCTGATTTATCAAGATTTCACTTTCTGAGGACGTTGtggctgaacaacaacaag ATTAGAGAGCTGAGCTGCCGTTCCGTCAACTGTTGCTTGACTGAGCTTTACCTTCAAAATAACAACATCAAGTCTGTCTCAG GTGCTCTAAGTCATCTGACCTGCCTGCAAATCCTGTTTCTTCACAACAACTTGATCAGAGGGTTGGAGGACACAATGCACGagctcaggaggatgcagcagCTCCAAAATGCCA ATCTTAGATGGAAAAG AAGTGGAGCCAGCAGAGAGGAAGACGTCGTTCCAGATTTACAGTCAGGATTGTCACCGCATCCTCCAGTCTGTGGCTTTTGGAAGATGCCAGTGATAGCTTCCTAA
- the LOC113032457 gene encoding secretory phospholipase A2 receptor-like produces MNVFTVLETHLILLAGMCFLPLYPYQIQNVLFYSPKTWYEAQSYCREKCIDLLTFDNMKQIETIVNFLENKYNDAVWFGLWKGKTQRWHWSMPSNDFYNYLPWGSNTNYNCGTYENRSLSSDPCHYAKNFLCFDGKKKGAEQYILSSATMGWSEAQNYCRTNHTDLTSVRNDAENQIIQSLANGMDVWIGLFKDPWEWSDQSNSSLRYWPVEQKIWTEETEHCGALMKNESGKWGQLPCSNKYPFLCVCKVKETTVKVIKLRISLQDSGLDLNNPTIQENILKQLMASTGANINLKWRKQSSGKVFIKEIP; encoded by the exons ATGAATGTCTTTACAGTCTTGGAAACACACCTAATTCTACTTGCAG GGATGTGTTTTCTACCTTTGTATCCCTACCAGATCCAAAACGTCTTATTCTATAGTCCAAAAACATGGTATGAGGCACAAAGCTACTGCAGAGAGAAATGCATTGACCTGCTCACCTTTGACAACATGAAACAGATAGAAACAATTGTTAATTTTCTTGAGAACAAATACAATGATGCTGTGTGGTTTGGGCTTTGGAAAGGCAAGACTCAGAGATGGCACTGGTCTATGCCAAGTAACGATTTCTACAATTATTTGCCTTGGGGCTCCAACACAAATTACAACTGTGGTACATATGAAAATAGGAGTTTGTCTTCAGACCCTTGTCATTACGCCAAAAATTTTTTATGCTTTGACG gaaagaaaaaaggtgcTGAGCAGTATATTCTCAGTTCAGCAACAATGGGTTGGAGTGAGGCTCAAAACTACTGCAGAACCAACCACACAGACCTGACCAGTGTGAGGAATGATGCAGAGAATCAGATAATTCAGAGTCTAGCTAATGGTATGGATGTTTGGATTGGACTCTTCAAAGACCCCTGGGAGTGGTCTGACCAGAGTAACTCCTCACTGAGATACTGGCCAGTAGAGCAGAAAATTTGGACTGAAGAAACTGAGCACTGTGGTGCTTTGATGAAGAATGAATCTGGTAAATGGGGGCAACTGCCATGTTCTAACAAATACCCATTCTTATGTGTCTGTAAGGTCAAAG AAACCACAGTCAAAGTGATTAAATTGAGAATCAGCCTGCAAGACTCTGGGCTGGATCTAAATAACCCTACCATACAAGAGAACATCTTGAAGCAA ctGATGGCTTCAACTGGAGCTAACATAAATCTGAAGTGGAGAAAGCAATCCAGTGGAAAGGTTTTCATTAAAGAGATTCCCTAA
- the lrrc72 gene encoding leucine-rich repeat-containing protein 72 isoform X1, whose amino-acid sequence MEVGKVIEDSLQKRGIRRDCDVCQLSLATKKLTSVPDLSRFHFLRTLWLNNNKIRELSCRSVNCCLTELYLQNNNIKSVSGALSHLTCLQILFLHNNLIRGLEDTMHELRRMQQLQNATFFLNPISHELGYRQHVIHRLPSLQILDGKEVEPAERKTSFQIYSQDCHRILQSVAFGRCQ is encoded by the exons ATGGAGGTGGGCAAG GTCATCGAAGACTCTCTCCAGAAGCGTGGAATAAGAAGGGACTGCGATGTTTGTCAACTCAGCCTTGCCACAAA AAAACTCACCAGTGTTCCTGATTTATCAAGATTTCACTTTCTGAGGACGTTGtggctgaacaacaacaag ATTAGAGAGCTGAGCTGCCGTTCCGTCAACTGTTGCTTGACTGAGCTTTACCTTCAAAATAACAACATCAAGTCTGTCTCAG GTGCTCTAAGTCATCTGACCTGCCTGCAAATCCTGTTTCTTCACAACAACTTGATCAGAGGGTTGGAGGACACAATGCACGagctcaggaggatgcagcagCTCCAAAATGCCA cttttttccTCAATCCCATCTCTCATGAACTTGGCTATCGCCAACATGTAATCCATCGCCTGCCCTCACTCCAGATCTTAGATGGAAAAG AAGTGGAGCCAGCAGAGAGGAAGACGTCGTTCCAGATTTACAGTCAGGATTGTCACCGCATCCTCCAGTCTGTGGCTTTTGGAAGATGCCAGTGA
- the sostdc1a gene encoding sclerostin domain-containing protein 1a, whose amino-acid sequence MHLSAHESCHSLFLFCILLRSCQAFKNDATELLFSHVSAPVPEVQSNVSMNRPRTGGRGAGSAAHDRSEQSQIGCRELRSTKYISDGHCTSINPIKELVCAGECLPAQMLENWIGGTHGRRFWNRRSSNQDWRCVNDKTRTQRIQLQCQDGSTRTYKITVVTSCKCKRYSRQHNESGNKFEESALSPPRLLHKHKSKSKRRSGKNRLSENWHETEP is encoded by the exons ATGCATCTCAGCGCGCACGAGTCTTGCCATTCCCTCTTCTTGTTTTGCATCCTGCTGAGGAGTTGCCAAGCCTTCAAGAACGACGCAACGGAGCTCCTGTTCTCTCACGTGAGCGCCCCGGTGCCGGAGGTCCAAAGCAACGTCTCCATGAACCGTCCACGAACCGGCGGGAGAGGAGCGGGCAGCGCGGCGCACGACAGAAGCG AGCAAAGTCAAATTGGATGCAGAGAACTGAGGTCCACTAAGTACATCTCTGATGGTCACTGCACCAGCATCAACCCCATCAAGGAGTTGGTGTGTGCAGGCGAGTGTCTCCCAGCTCAGATGCTGGAAAACTGGATTGGCGGAACCCATGGCAGAAGGTTCTGGAATCGACGGAGCAGCAACCAGGACTGGCGGTGCGTCAATGACAAGACCCGTACCCAGCGCATCCAGCTGCAGTGCCAggatggcagcacaagaacttACAAGATTACAGTGGTCACCTCCTGCAAGTGCAAGAGGTACTCGAGACAACACAATGAATCCGGAAACAAGTTTGAGGAGTCGGCCCTGTCGCCACCGAGGCTtctccacaaacacaaatctaAGAGCAAGAGAAGGTCGGGGAAGAACAGGCTGAGTGAAAACTGGCACGAGACTGAACCCTGA